From Pan troglodytes isolate AG18354 chromosome 11, NHGRI_mPanTro3-v2.0_pri, whole genome shotgun sequence, the proteins below share one genomic window:
- the LOC742651 gene encoding interferon alpha-1/13 yields MESGPEALRKWKSVCSLFKAFAGSKAFREPRAQGSESPISASPEASAVSTMASPFALLMALVVLSCKSSCSLGCDLPETHSLDNRRTLMLLAKMSRISPSSCLMDRHDFGFPQEEFDGNQFQKAPAISVLHELIQQIFNLFTTKDSSAAWDEELLDKFCTELYQQLNDLEACVMQEERVGETPLMNADSILAVKKYFRRITLYLTEKKYSPCAWEVVRAEIMRSLSLSTNLQERLRRKE; encoded by the coding sequence atggaaagTGGCCCAGAAGCATTAAGAAAGTGGAAATCAGTATGTTCCCTATTTAAGGCATTTGCAGGAAGCAAGGCCTTCAGAGAACCTAGAGCCCAAGGTTCAGAGTCACCCATCTCAGCAAGCCCAGAAGCATCTGCAGTATCTACGATGGCCTCACCCTTTGCTTTACTGATGGCCCTGGTGGTGCTCAGCTGCAAGTCAAGCTGCTCTCTGGGCTGTGATCTCCCTGAGACCCACAGCCTGGATAACAGGAGGACCTTGATGCTCCTGGCAAAAATGAGCAGaatctctccttcctcctgtctGATGGACAGACATGACTTTGGATTTCCCCAGGAGGAGTTTGATGGCAACCAGTTCCAGAAGGCTCCAGCCATCTCTGTCCTCCATGAGCTGATCCAGCAGATCTTCAACCTCTTTACCACAAAAGATTCATCTGCTGCTTGGGATGAGGAACTCCTAGACAAATTCTGCACTGAACTCTACCAGCAGCTGAATGACTTGGAAGCCTGTGTGATGCAGGAGGAGAGGGTGGGAGAAACTCCCCTGATGAATGCGGACTCCATCTTGGCTGTGAAGAAATACTTCCGAAGAATCACTCTCTATCTGACAGAGAAGAAATACAGcccttgtgcctgggaggttgtCAGAGCAGAAATCATGAGATCCCTCTCTTTATCAACAAACTTGCAAGAAAGATTAAGGAGGAAGGAATAA